TGTGGCCGCCGCCGCCGGAGCATTCATCGGCGGGTGGTTCGATGACCGCGTGGGCCCGCGTCGGGTGATCGCCACCTGTGTCACCGCGCTAATCATCACCGCGGCGATCCTGTACTTCCTCGATGTCCAGCGCAGCATCGGTCCGCTCGTGCTGACTCCGCAGACCGCCTTCTGGATCTTCGGGCTTCTGCTGTGCGTGTTCGTCGGACCCGCCCAGTCCTCTTCGCGGGCGTTCCTGGCAAGGCTTGCTCCGCCGAGCCGCGCCGGGGAGCTCTTCGGCCTCTATGCCACCGCTGGGCGCAGCGTTTCCTTCCTGACCCCGGGGCTCATCGCGCTGCTGCTGTTCACCGCAGGTGGGGACGACAAGGCGATCATCATCGGCGTTGTGGTGATCCTCACCGCCGGCCTGGCCACCCTGGCCCTGGTGCACAACCCGACCGGGCCCGCGAAGATGCGGGAGCATCGGATCCTGCGCAGCAGCTGAGGGCGGTGAGCGGGAGGCTGGGGCTGAACACTACTCGACGCGGGTGCGGTGGAAGTTGGCGTGGCTGCGTGAGGCCGTGGGACCCCGCTGACCCTGATAGCGAGACTGGTGGGCCCCCGCACCATAGGAATGCTCGGCCGGGGAGGTCAGCCGGAAGAAGCACAGCTGCCCGATCTTCGACCCGGGCCACAGCTTGATCGGCAGCGTCGCCATGTTCGACAGCTCCAGGGTGACCTGGCCCGAGAACCCCGGGTCGATGAAGCCGGCGGTGGAGTGAGTCAACAGGCCCAGGCGTCCCAGTGAGCTCTTCCCCTCCAGCCGAGCCGCGACGTCGTCCGGAAGGGTGACCGTCTCGTAGGTCGCGCCGAGCACGAACTCCCCCGGGTGCAGGATGAAGGGTTCATCAGGGTCCACCTCCACCAGTCGGGTCAGATCCGGCTGGTCCAGAGAGGGGTCGATATGGGCGTATTTGTGGTTGTCGAAGAGTCGGAACATGCGCTCCAGGCGCACGTCGACGCTCGAGGGCTGGATCATCGAACGGTCCAGCGGGTCCAGCTTGATCCGCTCGGCGTCGATCTCGGCTCGGATGTCTCGATCAGATAGCAGCACCTGCTCAAAATACCGCACCCCGACGGACCGGCTGCCCTGCGGGCTCTGGTGTGCAGGCCCGCCCGCATTGCATTCTGCGCGCGTCCGTGATCGCGTAGAGGCATGACTGAGACCCCGAATACCCAGCCAGAGCAGACTCCCCAGCAGGACGCCGAGACGGCGGGCTCCTCCGCCACGCTCGAGCAGATCCTGATCGAGGGCAAGGACGGCAAGGCCCAGGCCGGCGAGATCATTCGCACGTTCCTCACCAGCAGCGTCTACTTCCTCAGTCCAGAGGAGGTCACCGACGAGACCGGGTCGGTGAACCCCCTGACACTTCAGGACAATGAGGGGAACCCGCTGATCGCGCTCTTCAGCACCAGCGAGAACATCCCCGATGACTATAAGGAGCACGCACCGCATGCGGTCGAGGCCCCAGGCGTGGCGGTCGTTCAGTCCATCACCGGTGCCGGCATCATGATCGACGCGGGCCAGGAGCACGGCTTCCAGATCTCCGCCGAGGGCGTGGAGCGCATCCGCACCGATTTCATCAGCCCCGCAGAGGACGCTGAAGCACAGCAGTGAGCTGACTGCTCGCGGTCGCTCGGCCGCGGGCATGTCTGCACAACTCCTCGGGACCGCCCCCGACCCTCTTCCCGCCCGGCTAGAGTGAGCAGCTGAATCTACGCTGCGCAGCCGAAGGGAGAGACATGGGGGCGGTCCTGTCTGGTTTCCTGGTCATCTGGCTGATCATCGGGGTCGGCTGGATCATCGGACGCTTCGGCGTGCTGGGCTCGGACGCGCGGG
The nucleotide sequence above comes from Nesterenkonia halotolerans. Encoded proteins:
- the dcd gene encoding dCTP deaminase, which produces MLLSDRDIRAEIDAERIKLDPLDRSMIQPSSVDVRLERMFRLFDNHKYAHIDPSLDQPDLTRLVEVDPDEPFILHPGEFVLGATYETVTLPDDVAARLEGKSSLGRLGLLTHSTAGFIDPGFSGQVTLELSNMATLPIKLWPGSKIGQLCFFRLTSPAEHSYGAGAHQSRYQGQRGPTASRSHANFHRTRVE
- a CDS encoding SseB family protein, giving the protein MTETPNTQPEQTPQQDAETAGSSATLEQILIEGKDGKAQAGEIIRTFLTSSVYFLSPEEVTDETGSVNPLTLQDNEGNPLIALFSTSENIPDDYKEHAPHAVEAPGVAVVQSITGAGIMIDAGQEHGFQISAEGVERIRTDFISPAEDAEAQQ